From a single Helicovermis profundi genomic region:
- a CDS encoding flagellar brake protein, with protein MKNNLSKIVKPGDSAMIIVENNGEFIELKTIIEGINSKEKILVNSPLYKCNYYPIRENDIIRLNIHKDGIGIIDFNARVVKRVKTNNFNNIVLVKENRHEILQRRNYYRLEIMREVKFNRPDIVKGTTKDISAGGMKCITLGELFIDEIIEVNIDINNNILKVKGQVLSVKNVKNSKLRYESRISFLDVDENDRSKIVSYIFSVQRKRKRSGIL; from the coding sequence ATGAAAAACAACCTTAGTAAAATAGTAAAACCAGGCGATTCGGCTATGATTATTGTTGAAAATAATGGAGAATTTATTGAACTAAAAACCATTATTGAAGGAATTAATAGTAAGGAAAAAATTTTAGTTAACTCGCCTCTTTATAAATGTAACTATTATCCTATTAGAGAAAATGATATTATAAGGCTTAATATACATAAAGATGGTATAGGAATTATAGATTTTAATGCGAGAGTTGTTAAGAGAGTAAAAACTAATAATTTTAACAATATAGTACTTGTAAAAGAGAATAGACACGAAATTCTCCAGCGTAGGAACTATTATAGATTAGAAATAATGAGAGAGGTAAAATTTAATAGGCCAGATATTGTTAAAGGAACTACAAAAGATATAAGTGCAGGCGGTATGAAATGTATAACTCTTGGAGAATTATTTATTGATGAAATTATAGAAGTTAATATTGATATAAACAATAATATTTTAAAAGTGAAGGGTCAAGTTCTTTCGGTAAAAAATGTAAAAAATTCGAAACTAAGATATGAATCACGTATTTCATTTTTAGATGTTGATGAAAACGATCGTTCTAAAATAGTATCCTATATTTTTTCAGTGCAAAGAAAAAGAAAGCGAAGTGGAATTTTATAA